GACCGAACGGAAGAAGGTGTGTACGTCGCCGTTGAGCTGCCGTACTGGTACAAAACGGGAATCGCCCACGTCCACACCAAGACTCAGGCGACGTACTTCGTCACGGATGATACTGTCGAACGTGTGGACGGTGACGAAGTGACAATCAAATGTTAAAATCATGTTCATCGACCGGATGATTCAACGCAACCCGGTCGAAACAAATGAGGTAAGCGTGCTGCATCCATCTGCTATCTTGTACTGAACTACATACCAATCACCCGATAGGTTCTACTGTTTCACTAAGTTTGGGAAGGGCCACTTGAGAAATGCAACCGTTGTCGACCGTTAGGGTGCCCGAAAAGCGCGCACTAGACCATCGCTCGTCGTGTAGAGGAGGTCGTCGACAAGCGCGAACCGCTCGCCGACATCTGGGGCGGACCGGGACCACTGTTCGTTCCCGTCGTCGGGATCGAGACGCGTGAGTCCGCGATCACGACCGGCCGTCGGCACGAACAGGGCGTCGTCGGTCGCGACGACCGGTCCCCGGGCGTTGACGTCGGCGTGCCACGCCCGCGAGCCGTCGATCAGCGCGTAGGCGTACAGCCCGGGCTTCTCGCCGTCGTTAGCGTGGACGTAAACGCGGTCGGGCGCGATCGTGAACCGACCGAACCCGTGGGCGTTGGGGCGAGCGATCCAGTCGGGGCCGTGGACGTTACCCTCCAAGTCGCCGTGAACGAGATGCCCGTCGCGAACGGCGAGGCCGCCGGGGTGTCCCCCCGGGACCGAGTCCGCGAGGATCGTCCCGTCGTCGTCTAGTTCGAACAGTCGTTCGAGGTCGGTCCGCCACCCCTTCGCCCCTTCAGTCGGATCGAGAGCGACGACGTGTGTCGATTCGCCGCGCCGGTCGAGGAGGTAGACACCATGTTCTGAGACGGCGACCCTTCGGAGGTCCATCGGCTCTGCGATCCACACCTGTTCACCGTTGTCGTCGAGCGCCACGACACGTTCATCGGTCTCGACGTGGATCCGTCCCGCGGCGTATCGGACGGCGTCGACCACCCCATCGACTGCAGCCGTCCACAGTTCGGTACCGTCACGGGCGTCGA
The Halalkaliarchaeum desulfuricum DNA segment above includes these coding regions:
- a CDS encoding outer membrane protein assembly factor BamB family protein, with translation MNRRSLLTLLGSSLVGITGCLGDEPPSAEEPDPPDALDADWPMPAADHGRTHYTPASSGPDEPVAELWSVETGAEPTTPIVVDSIVFIGTADGELFALDARDGTELWTAAVDGVVDAVRYAAGRIHVETDERVVALDDNGEQVWIAEPMDLRRVAVSEHGVYLLDRRGESTHVVALDPTEGAKGWRTDLERLFELDDDGTILADSVPGGHPGGLAVRDGHLVHGDLEGNVHGPDWIARPNAHGFGRFTIAPDRVYVHANDGEKPGLYAYALIDGSRAWHADVNARGPVVATDDALFVPTAGRDRGLTRLDPDDGNEQWSRSAPDVGERFALVDDLLYTTSDGLVRAFRAP